CGGCGGGACCAGGGCACGGGAGGCCGGCCCTCCGGGTCTTCCTTGATAGGAGCGTGCTCCACCCTCAGCGCTCGCCCCGGCCTCGGGGTCCATAGTCCGCACGGAGCTTTCTCCCCGCCACCGACGAACCGCACGCCACGCAGGAGGCGGATACGTCAAGGCCGGGGACCTGCATAACCTTCAAAAGCCTCGCGGACCTCGCCCCCTCCCGAGCGTCCGAGGGGGGCGAGCGGCGTCTCGCGGCGGACCGGGCGTCGGCCGGCCTCGTCTGCTTAATTCCCGCGGATATCGCGTCATAGACGCATGTCGAAGCTCCTAGCCCTCGCCCTCTGGGCGAGCCGATCCGGCGTCTTGCTCCACTGACTTCGAGAGGAAAAACTTGTGAGCCATATCGTGACGATCATGACCCAGCTGCTCGACCCGGCGGCGGTCGCGGCCGCCTGCCGGCGGCTCGGCCTGCCCGAGCCGGTGCAGGGCGTCGCCAAGCTCTACTCCGGCGAGGCCGCAGGTCTGCTGGTCCGGCTGCCCGGCTGGGTCTATCCGGTGGTGGTCGACGCGGCCGCCGGCCGGGTCCGCTACGACAACTTCGACGGGGCGTGGGGGGCGCCCGAGCACCTCCACCGCCTGGCCCAGGCGTACGCGGTGGAGAAGGCCAAGATCGAGGCGAGGAAGCGAGGCTGCTCGGTCGTCGAGCATGCGCTGGCCGACGGCTCGATCAAGCTGACCATCAGCGTCGGGGGTGCGTCATGAGCAAGACCATCGAGATCGTCGTCGACCCCAGGGGCGGGGCGACGGTGCGGACGTCGGGCTTCGCCCGGTCGGCGTGCCGCGAGGCGAGCCGGTTCGTGGAGGAGGCCCTGGGCCTCAGGACGGCCGAGACGCTCACGGCCGAGTTCCACCAGGGCCTGCAGGCCGCCCCGCGGCTCGAGCAGTCCAACTGACTCCGCCCTTCACACCTCTCCACCCCACTTCCCCTTCACCAACGAGGAGCATCCGATGACGCTCGCCGAGCGCCTCGCGGAGCACGTGCGCGCCTGCTTCACCGGCCTGTGGATCCGGTCGGCCGAGCACCAGGACGCCCTGGCCGAGATCGCCGCCCTCTGCCGCTCCGAGGGCTGGTCGCTCGCCGCCTGGGACGTCGACGGCGGGCTGCGGGCCCTCGCCGGCGCGGCCGCCTCCGGCGTCGACGCCGCCGACCCGCTGGCGGCGGTCCGGTCGCTGGACGCCATGGCCTCGCCCGACGGCGCGGCGCTGCTGGTGCTGGTCAACTTCCACCGATTCCTCGCGAGCCCCGAGGTCGTCCAGGCGCTGGACTCGCGAATCCACTCCGGCAAGCAGGCCCGGACCTTCGTGGTCGTGCTGTCGCCGGTCGTGCAGGTCCCGGTCGAGCTGGAGACGCAACTCGTCGTGATCGAGCACGACCTGCCGGGCCGCGGCCAGATCGAGGCGATCGCCCGCTCGATCGCCTCCGAGCCGGGCGAGATGCCCGAGGGCGACGAATTGGGCCGGGTCCTGGACGCCGCCGCCGGGCTGACGCGGTTCGAAGCCGAGGGGGCGGTCAGCCTCTCGCTCGTGCGCCACGGCCGGGTCGCGGCCGGGCCGCTCTGGGAGCTGAAGTCG
The DNA window shown above is from Paludisphaera mucosa and carries:
- a CDS encoding AAA family ATPase, which codes for MTLAERLAEHVRACFTGLWIRSAEHQDALAEIAALCRSEGWSLAAWDVDGGLRALAGAAASGVDAADPLAAVRSLDAMASPDGAALLVLVNFHRFLASPEVVQALDSRIHSGKQARTFVVVLSPVVQVPVELETQLVVIEHDLPGRGQIEAIARSIASEPGEMPEGDELGRVLDAAAGLTRFEAEGAVSLSLVRHGRVAAGPLWELKSGMLKKSGLLTLHRGGGTFAELGGLGALKAFCTKALRPGREAGVRARGILLLGVPGTGKSQFAKALGAETGRPTLALDVGALLGSLVGETERNVRQALRIADAMAPCILFCDEVEKALGGAASGSHGDSGVGSRLFGSLLTWLSDHMSDVFFVGTCNDVSKLPPEFGRAERCAPFYG
- a CDS encoding DUF2997 domain-containing protein yields the protein MSKTIEIVVDPRGGATVRTSGFARSACREASRFVEEALGLRTAETLTAEFHQGLQAAPRLEQSN